A single genomic interval of Lentimicrobium saccharophilum harbors:
- a CDS encoding iron-containing alcohol dehydrogenase — translation MARFTLPRDLYFGENALTELRNLKGTRAIIVVGGGSMKKFGFLNKVETYLQEAGMETLVFEGVEPDPSVETVMRGAEAMRRFNPDWIVSIGGGSPIDAAKAMWVFYEHPEATFEEIAKPFNIPVLRNKARFVAIPSTSGTATEVTAFSVITDYKTQIKYPLADFEITPDVAIVDPALAYTMPKELTAHTGMDALAHATEAYVAVNRSDFSDPLALKAIRMIKDNLVKSYHGDKEARNKMHIAQCLAGMAFSNALLGIVHSMAHKSGAVFHIPHGCLNAIYLPVVIDYNRKVCADRYAEIARSIDLPGATNDELTDAFRDFCTGLNDQLNIPQSLSEYGIAEEMFLGNVDRISANAVLDACTGCNPRETGVKEFKTLYTAAFYGTKVSF, via the coding sequence ATGGCACGATTCACGCTCCCCCGCGATCTCTACTTCGGAGAAAACGCACTCACAGAACTCAGAAATCTCAAAGGTACCCGCGCCATTATTGTTGTTGGCGGCGGATCGATGAAGAAATTCGGATTCCTGAACAAGGTGGAAACCTATCTTCAGGAAGCCGGAATGGAAACGCTTGTTTTTGAAGGAGTGGAACCGGATCCATCCGTGGAAACGGTGATGCGGGGAGCTGAAGCCATGAGGAGGTTCAATCCCGACTGGATTGTATCGATCGGTGGCGGATCGCCCATTGATGCGGCCAAGGCAATGTGGGTTTTTTATGAGCATCCGGAGGCTACTTTTGAAGAAATTGCGAAGCCATTCAATATTCCGGTTTTGCGCAACAAGGCCCGCTTTGTTGCTATCCCCTCAACCAGTGGCACGGCAACGGAAGTAACGGCTTTTTCAGTGATTACGGATTATAAGACCCAGATCAAGTATCCCCTGGCCGATTTTGAGATTACTCCGGATGTTGCGATTGTTGATCCGGCCCTGGCTTATACCATGCCAAAGGAACTGACCGCCCACACCGGGATGGATGCACTGGCCCATGCCACGGAGGCTTATGTTGCCGTAAACCGGTCTGATTTCTCCGATCCGCTTGCCCTGAAAGCCATCCGGATGATTAAGGATAATCTTGTTAAATCCTATCATGGTGACAAAGAGGCCCGGAATAAGATGCATATTGCACAGTGCCTTGCCGGGATGGCATTTTCGAATGCACTGCTCGGGATTGTGCACAGCATGGCCCACAAATCCGGCGCAGTTTTTCATATCCCGCACGGATGTCTGAACGCGATATACCTGCCGGTAGTAATTGACTACAACCGAAAGGTTTGTGCCGACCGTTACGCCGAAATTGCCCGTTCGATTGATCTTCCGGGTGCCACCAATGATGAACTGACAGATGCCTTCCGCGATTTCTGCACCGGTCTGAATGATCAGCTGAACATCCCCCAAAGTCTGAGTGAGTATGGGATTGCAGAAGAAATGTTTTTAGGCAATGTTGACCGGATTTCGGCCAATGCGGTATTGGATGCCTGCACCGGATGCAATCCCCGCGAAACCGGAGTTAAAGAATTCAAAACCCTTTACACGGCTGCTTTCTACGGCACGAAAGTAAGCTTCTGA
- a CDS encoding redox-sensing transcriptional repressor Rex, whose amino-acid sequence MEYNSSDSGNFSLHKREFVSTASFSGSGTGETAGVFYPVTGDVEISGLRRYGLYLSYLRLMRLRGRTDLSVESIASETGIHQNQVEEDLIGHGFMLAGQKAVHISSLMLALEKILGYYNETESFLVGAGKLGTSLLLKENLGQTSLKIVAAFDTDYRKIGSLIGSIRVMSPEKIIPLAARMHVSLGIIATPAGEASHVADLLAGAGMKAIWNFTADNIDPGPGIIVEQTRPGQDIAAAYERIIHRLRSQAVH is encoded by the coding sequence ATGGAATACAATAGCTCAGATTCGGGAAATTTTTCCCTGCATAAGAGGGAATTTGTGTCCACGGCATCATTTTCAGGTAGTGGAACAGGTGAAACAGCCGGCGTTTTTTATCCTGTTACTGGAGACGTCGAAATTTCCGGGCTCAGGAGGTATGGGCTTTACTTGTCGTATCTCAGGCTTATGCGCCTGAGGGGCAGAACTGACCTGTCTGTTGAATCAATAGCATCGGAAACCGGAATACACCAAAATCAGGTAGAAGAGGATCTGATTGGCCATGGATTTATGCTGGCAGGCCAGAAGGCTGTTCATATATCTTCGCTTATGTTAGCGCTGGAGAAGATTCTTGGTTATTACAATGAAACGGAGTCATTTCTTGTAGGTGCCGGAAAACTGGGGACATCATTATTGCTGAAGGAAAATCTGGGGCAAACCAGCCTGAAGATTGTGGCGGCTTTTGATACGGACTACCGGAAAATCGGCAGCCTGATCGGTTCCATCAGGGTGATGTCGCCCGAAAAGATTATCCCGCTGGCGGCACGTATGCATGTCAGTCTGGGAATCATAGCCACTCCGGCCGGCGAGGCTTCCCATGTAGCCGATCTACTGGCCGGTGCCGGCATGAAAGCCATCTGGAACTTTACTGCTGATAACATTGATCCGGGGCCCGGGATTATTGTTGAACAAACCCGCCCCGGACAAGACATCGCTGCCGCCTATGAGCGCATTATTCATCGGCTGAGAAGCCAGGCGGTTCACTGA
- a CDS encoding NAD(P)H-dependent oxidoreductase subunit E gives MNPKIQITICMGSSCYSRGNRVSLELIKAWLNERKLEAEVNFKGQLCSGLCSKGPVLIINDHVYQDVHPANVINILKSAISGVHA, from the coding sequence ATGAATCCGAAAATACAAATCACCATCTGCATGGGAAGCTCCTGCTATTCAAGAGGAAACAGGGTGAGTCTTGAACTGATCAAAGCGTGGCTGAATGAGCGGAAACTCGAAGCTGAAGTCAACTTCAAGGGACAGCTATGTTCCGGTTTGTGCAGCAAAGGTCCCGTCCTGATTATCAACGACCATGTCTATCAGGATGTACATCCGGCCAATGTGATCAATATTCTGAAAAGCGCCATCAGCGGGGTTCATGCCTGA